The following are encoded together in the Dysgonomonadaceae bacterium PH5-43 genome:
- a CDS encoding CTP synthase (product_source=KO:K01937; cath_funfam=3.40.50.300,3.40.50.880; cog=COG0504; ko=KO:K01937; pfam=PF00117,PF06418; superfamily=52317,52540; tigrfam=TIGR00337), translated as MAETKYIFVTGGVVSSLGKGIVAASLGKLLQARGYRVTIQKFDPYINIDPGTLNPYEHGECYVTEDGHEADLDLGHYERFLNIPTSKANNITTGRIYQNVINKERKGEFLGRTVQVVPHITDEIKRNIMLLGKTGKFDFVITEIGGTVGDIESLPYIESVRQLKWELGSKNCSCVHLTYVPYIAAAKEVKTKPTQHSVKKLQEQGIQPNILVLRTEEQLSKGICRKVALFCNVDEDAVFQSYDVPSIYEVPVSLAEQGMDKIVLQQLGMPTDSKLDLTLWRSFLNNMNTAEEVVKIGIVGKYVELPDAYKSINESLLQASIYHKHKLDLRFISSEKLTDDNVAKSLEELDGILIAPGFGQRGIEGKLVALKYARENNKPTFGICLGMQCMVVEFARNVLGLQGANSTEMNENTPYKVIDIMEEQKNLTEMGGSMRLGSYDCKLVKGSKVYEAYKSDTIRERHRHRYEFNNEYKSQFENKGMKCTGVNPDTGLEEVVEIPSLKWFVGTQFHPEYNSTVVKPNPLFMSFIEAAIKK; from the coding sequence GTGGCAGAAACAAAGTATATTTTCGTTACAGGCGGCGTTGTATCTTCCTTAGGAAAAGGAATCGTAGCCGCATCTTTAGGTAAATTATTACAAGCAAGAGGTTACAGAGTAACCATTCAGAAGTTCGACCCCTATATCAACATTGATCCGGGAACTCTTAACCCTTACGAACACGGAGAGTGTTATGTTACCGAAGACGGACACGAAGCCGACTTAGACTTAGGACACTACGAACGCTTCCTTAATATCCCCACATCTAAGGCGAACAACATCACTACCGGTCGCATTTATCAAAATGTTATAAACAAAGAACGCAAAGGCGAATTTCTTGGACGAACAGTTCAAGTAGTACCTCACATTACCGACGAGATTAAACGTAATATTATGCTACTCGGCAAAACAGGCAAATTCGACTTCGTTATTACCGAAATAGGAGGAACTGTGGGCGACATAGAATCTCTGCCTTACATAGAAAGTGTTAGACAATTAAAATGGGAATTAGGCTCGAAAAACTGTTCGTGCGTACACCTAACTTATGTTCCTTACATAGCAGCAGCTAAGGAAGTAAAAACTAAACCGACTCAACACTCGGTAAAGAAACTTCAAGAACAAGGTATTCAACCTAATATTTTGGTACTTCGTACAGAAGAACAACTATCTAAAGGTATATGTAGAAAGGTAGCTCTTTTCTGTAATGTAGACGAAGATGCTGTATTCCAATCTTATGATGTACCAAGCATATACGAAGTTCCCGTGTCATTGGCTGAACAAGGTATGGATAAGATAGTTCTTCAACAATTAGGAATGCCAACCGATAGTAAGTTAGACTTAACGCTTTGGAGAAGTTTCCTTAACAATATGAACACTGCCGAAGAGGTAGTTAAAATAGGTATAGTAGGAAAGTATGTAGAACTTCCTGATGCCTACAAATCTATAAACGAATCATTACTACAAGCTTCTATATATCACAAACATAAGTTAGACTTACGCTTTATAAGCTCAGAGAAACTAACAGATGATAATGTGGCTAAATCTCTTGAAGAATTAGACGGTATATTAATTGCTCCAGGTTTCGGACAAAGAGGAATAGAAGGTAAACTTGTTGCTCTTAAGTATGCTCGCGAAAACAATAAGCCTACATTTGGTATCTGCTTAGGTATGCAATGTATGGTGGTTGAGTTTGCTCGTAACGTATTAGGCTTACAGGGCGCAAACTCTACCGAGATGAACGAAAATACACCTTACAAAGTAATAGACATTATGGAAGAACAGAAAAATCTTACAGAAATGGGAGGTTCTATGCGCTTAGGCTCTTACGATTGTAAATTAGTAAAAGGCTCGAAAGTTTACGAAGCTTATAAAAGCGACACAATAAGAGAGCGTCATCGTCATCGCTACGAATTTAACAACGAATACAAAAGCCAATTCGAAAACAAAGGAATGAAGTGTACTGGTGTTAATCCCGATACAGGATTAGAAGAAGTTGTAGAAATCCCAAGCCTTAAATGGTTTGTTGGAACTCAATTCCACCCAGAATACAACAGCACGGTTGTGAAACCAAACCCTTTATTTATGAGTTTTATTGAAGCAGCTATTAAAAAATAA